The following are from one region of the Ruficoccus sp. ZRK36 genome:
- a CDS encoding response regulator, whose protein sequence is MALVNSLAGRATDTDLPRLVGHNHSIASNLALEQVQAAFAKHRFKFAAVTENNRAIGLCSRDKINEKLGSRFGFSIYSKRPVRDHMLSHPEIVPVTADIPTVLKKVFSRPSERFYEDILVVDERQHLVGLVSVDTLIQLQNLLLGEKIHQLEENQLTLREQKAKLESLTDQLEAANSELSLARDDALEGTRLKSEFLANMSHEIRTPMNGIVGMISLLMETQLNEEQQHFAITVQKSADALLNIINEILDFSKIEAGKLEITLEDAPIRELIEEIMHILAEAAAHKKLELILDIDADVPEWLRTDPLRYRQVLINLLGNAIKFTSNGEVIVKVRIERDPQRGLFLRTEVHDSGIGISESDQERLFQAFIQGDGSTNRKYGGTGLGLAISRKLVTLMEGLMGCESVKGQGSTFWFSLPLGGTGPATQTPKHRLPAQLRALVIDDHPVARDVLCRQLALLGISAQSAEGGTTGLRIIREAYQRSEPFDYVLVDLDMPEMDGLEVSRQIAQDPDLDELRVILLTTVGQASNRRKFSENGVNKTLYKPICPSDLENTLFTLKPDQPAGARLVEVEPDAHTHQPLPELEPMRVLLAEDSEANQEVTIRILEKLGCEVYLAVDGNQTLDLMRAGEFDCVLMDCQMPRMDGYAATKAIRGGFHGIRQRDIHIIAMTAHAMQGDKQKCLQAGMNNYLSKPVTLHRVAEALHNYQLGRL, encoded by the coding sequence ATGGCACTGGTAAACAGCCTCGCGGGGAGAGCGACGGATACCGACCTGCCCCGCTTGGTAGGTCATAACCACTCCATTGCTTCCAACCTTGCGCTAGAGCAGGTCCAGGCAGCCTTCGCCAAGCACCGCTTCAAGTTCGCTGCGGTCACCGAAAACAACCGTGCCATCGGCCTGTGTTCACGGGACAAGATCAACGAAAAGCTCGGCTCGCGATTCGGTTTCTCCATCTACTCAAAGCGTCCGGTGCGCGACCACATGCTCTCGCACCCGGAGATCGTGCCCGTCACGGCGGACATTCCCACCGTCCTGAAGAAGGTCTTCTCCCGACCGAGCGAGCGCTTTTATGAGGATATCCTGGTCGTCGATGAGCGGCAGCACCTCGTCGGCCTCGTCTCGGTCGACACGCTCATCCAGCTGCAAAATCTGCTGCTCGGCGAGAAGATCCACCAGTTGGAGGAAAATCAGCTCACCCTGCGCGAGCAAAAGGCCAAGCTCGAGTCCCTCACCGACCAACTGGAGGCTGCGAATTCCGAACTCTCGCTCGCCCGCGATGACGCCCTTGAAGGCACGCGCCTCAAGTCCGAGTTTTTGGCCAACATGAGCCACGAGATCCGCACCCCGATGAATGGCATCGTGGGTATGATCAGCCTGCTCATGGAGACGCAGCTCAACGAAGAGCAGCAGCACTTTGCCATCACGGTGCAGAAGAGCGCCGACGCCCTGCTAAACATTATCAACGAGATCCTCGACTTCTCCAAGATCGAGGCGGGCAAGCTTGAGATCACTCTGGAAGACGCCCCCATACGCGAGCTCATCGAGGAGATCATGCACATCCTGGCTGAGGCCGCCGCGCACAAGAAGCTGGAGCTCATCCTCGACATCGACGCAGACGTACCCGAGTGGCTGCGTACCGACCCGCTGCGCTACCGGCAGGTGCTCATCAATCTGCTCGGCAATGCGATCAAGTTCACCTCCAACGGCGAGGTCATCGTAAAAGTCCGTATCGAGCGCGACCCACAGCGCGGCCTCTTTCTGCGCACCGAGGTTCATGACTCCGGCATTGGCATTTCCGAAAGCGACCAGGAGCGACTCTTTCAGGCCTTTATCCAGGGCGATGGCTCGACCAACCGCAAATACGGCGGCACCGGGCTGGGCCTAGCCATCTCTCGTAAGCTTGTCACCCTGATGGAGGGGTTGATGGGCTGCGAGAGCGTTAAAGGCCAGGGCTCGACGTTCTGGTTCTCACTTCCACTGGGTGGCACCGGCCCAGCCACACAAACGCCGAAGCACCGGCTCCCGGCGCAGCTGCGCGCACTCGTCATCGACGACCACCCTGTCGCGCGCGACGTCCTTTGCCGCCAGCTCGCCCTGCTCGGCATCAGTGCCCAGAGCGCAGAGGGCGGCACGACGGGGCTGCGCATCATACGCGAAGCCTATCAGCGCTCCGAGCCTTTCGACTACGTACTGGTAGATCTGGACATGCCCGAGATGGATGGCCTGGAAGTCTCCCGCCAGATCGCGCAGGACCCCGACCTCGATGAGCTGCGGGTTATCCTGCTGACCACCGTTGGCCAGGCGTCGAATCGGCGCAAGTTCAGCGAAAACGGCGTCAACAAAACCCTCTATAAACCGATCTGCCCCTCCGATCTGGAGAACACCCTCTTTACCCTCAAGCCAGACCAGCCCGCAGGTGCCCGGCTGGTCGAGGTGGAGCCCGACGCACACACCCATCAGCCACTCCCCGAGCTGGAGCCCATGCGCGTACTACTGGCCGAGGACAGCGAGGCCAATCAGGAGGTCACCATCCGCATCCTGGAAAAGCTCGGCTGCGAAGTCTATCTGGCGGTTGACGGCAACCAGACCCTCGACCTCATGAGGGCCGGTGAATTTGACTGTGTCCTGATGGACTGCCAGATGCCCCGCATGGACGGCTACGCCGCCACCAAGGCCATCCGGGGCGGCTTTCACGGCATCCGCCAGCGAGACATCCATATCATCGCCATGACCGCACACGCCATGCAGGGCGATAAACAGAAGTGCCTACAGGCGGGGATGAACAACTACCTGAGCAAGCCCGTCACCCTGCACCGCGTGGCCGAGGCGCTGCACAATTATCAGCTGGGACGCCTCTAG
- a CDS encoding choloylglycine hydrolase family protein, with amino-acid sequence MKTPFTPLRSLLLGAAALLAGLSTAQACTSLLVKTSDDDYVYGRTMEFGFELESKVVVVPRGLNFTGTGAKKGQDGLKWTGKYGFTGMNAANQPLVCDGLNEKGLAAGILYFPGYAEYTKPADADPAKSIAPWEFLTWCLSSFATVDEVKAAINEVQVIGVKFPAFGFVAPFHYTLHDANGKSIVIEPIGGTLKVYDNPYGVLTNSPTFDWHLTNLRNYTKLSDENAPPLKINGNEINSFGEGSGWLGLPGDPTPPSRFIRAMAFSMSPVPVSNGPESVRLVEHIMNNFDLPRGIIRDSKSDVADYTQWTVIADIANRVYYVKTYNNQQLQAIDLNSFDLDAKSPIVAAIADELKAPALTFSK; translated from the coding sequence ATGAAGACTCCGTTCACCCCTCTGCGCTCGCTCCTGCTCGGAGCAGCCGCCCTTCTCGCTGGGCTCTCCACCGCCCAAGCCTGCACCAGCCTGCTGGTTAAAACCTCTGACGACGATTACGTCTATGGCCGCACGATGGAGTTTGGTTTTGAGCTGGAGTCCAAGGTCGTCGTCGTGCCACGCGGTCTCAACTTCACCGGCACCGGTGCCAAGAAAGGGCAGGACGGCCTCAAGTGGACCGGCAAGTACGGCTTTACCGGCATGAACGCCGCCAACCAACCGCTGGTCTGTGATGGCCTGAACGAAAAGGGTCTCGCCGCGGGTATCCTGTACTTCCCCGGCTACGCCGAGTACACCAAGCCCGCCGATGCCGACCCGGCCAAGAGCATCGCCCCGTGGGAATTCCTCACCTGGTGCCTGAGCAGCTTTGCCACGGTCGACGAGGTCAAGGCAGCAATCAATGAGGTCCAAGTCATCGGGGTCAAGTTCCCGGCATTCGGCTTTGTAGCACCTTTCCACTACACCCTGCACGACGCCAACGGAAAATCCATCGTGATCGAGCCCATTGGCGGCACCCTGAAGGTCTATGACAACCCCTACGGCGTACTGACGAACTCACCCACCTTTGACTGGCACCTGACCAACCTGCGCAACTACACCAAGCTCTCGGACGAGAACGCGCCGCCTCTCAAGATTAACGGCAACGAGATCAATTCCTTTGGCGAGGGCTCCGGCTGGCTCGGCCTGCCCGGTGACCCCACCCCGCCCTCACGTTTTATCAGAGCGATGGCCTTTAGCATGTCGCCCGTCCCCGTGTCCAATGGCCCCGAGAGCGTACGGCTGGTCGAGCACATCATGAACAACTTTGACCTGCCCCGCGGCATCATCCGCGACAGCAAAAGCGACGTCGCCGACTACACACAGTGGACCGTCATCGCCGACATCGCCAACCGGGTCTACTACGTCAAGACGTACAACAACCAGCAGCTCCAGGCGATTGATCTGAACAGCTTCGACCTCGACGCCAAGTCACCGATCGTTGCCGCCATCGCTGATGAGCTGAAGGCTCCTGCCCTGACTTTCTCCAAGTAA
- a CDS encoding FAD-binding and (Fe-S)-binding domain-containing protein has translation MPPALPATLPALEQLKKQLTGTLSTGPVLRKLYATDASEYQEYPQAVAFPENEADIATLIRFAARHKIGLIPRTAGTSLAGQVVGGGIVVDVGKNLNQIIAFDEKKGHVRVQPGVVRNELNQYLQPHGYLFGPETSTANRAMIGGMVGNNSCGSNSVVYGSARDHLISCRGFLSDGSEVTFKALSTDEFYEKCAGPKDSLEAQIYRACRDLLGNPSNRELITQNFPKSSIPRRNTGYALDQLMDANVFDPDSEKPFNLCQLIAGSEGTLFFGVEFEISLNPLPPKHSALLCAHFIDVDQSLHAVLHALPHQPFAVELLDRHILEATKRNREQAKNRFFVEGDPGAILVIDIRSDDETEVDNHLTQIIAELQQAGLGYHYPVLKGPDQARIWELRRAGQGLMSNVPGDAKPREIVEDTAVDVHDLPAYIGEFDALMRDKYKIECVYYAHAGSGELHTRPMFNLKTPEGLKTFRGVAEDIAALVKKYNGSLSGEHGDGRLRGEFIPFMVGEECFSMMRRIKETFDPQGIFNPGKIIDTPPMDTSLRVSPDTPNPQYDTIFDFSDTLGVLRAAEQCNGSGDCRKGHLAGGTMCPSYMATREEKHTTRARANILRHTLTHPRDALKPFDSDEVKEVMDLCLSCKGCKSECPSNVDIAKLKAEFLQHYYDEHGTPLRSRMIANFTLFNKLVDVAPWGWNLLFGTTPIRRVLNRINGFHPDRTIPMRHSTTVTRWHKKQPAPAPAKRKVYLFCDEFTEYNDVPVGQKAIKLLQRLGYEVIIPKHGESARTWLSKGLIRKAATIAEENVKLLAPLVTGETPLIGIEPSAILGFRDEYPDLVPDEMKPTARALSKNCLLFSEFIQREIEAGRITADAFTDEPKTIHLHGHCFQKSLASVEPTVKALSLPSNYTVEVIPSGCCGMAGSFGYEKEHYEVSMKVGELVLFPAVRAAAETDLVAAPGTSCRHQIHDGTGRTAQHPAEILFDALRLEQQ, from the coding sequence ATGCCCCCTGCCTTGCCAGCAACTTTGCCCGCCCTCGAACAGCTTAAAAAACAGCTCACCGGCACCCTCAGCACCGGCCCCGTCCTGCGCAAGCTTTACGCCACCGATGCCTCCGAGTACCAGGAGTATCCGCAGGCGGTCGCCTTCCCCGAGAACGAGGCGGACATCGCGACGCTGATCCGCTTCGCCGCCCGGCATAAGATCGGGCTCATCCCGCGTACAGCAGGCACCTCGCTGGCCGGGCAGGTCGTCGGTGGCGGCATCGTGGTGGATGTCGGCAAAAACCTGAACCAGATCATCGCCTTCGACGAAAAGAAAGGCCACGTGCGCGTGCAGCCGGGTGTCGTCCGCAACGAGCTCAACCAGTACCTGCAACCGCACGGCTACCTCTTTGGGCCGGAGACCTCGACCGCCAACCGCGCCATGATCGGCGGCATGGTCGGGAACAACTCCTGCGGCTCAAACTCCGTCGTCTACGGTTCAGCCCGAGACCACCTGATCTCGTGCCGGGGCTTTCTCTCCGATGGCTCGGAGGTGACATTCAAAGCCTTGAGCACGGACGAATTCTACGAAAAGTGCGCCGGGCCCAAAGACTCGCTGGAGGCCCAGATTTACCGCGCCTGCCGTGACCTGTTGGGCAATCCCTCCAACCGCGAACTCATCACCCAGAACTTTCCCAAGTCCAGCATCCCGCGCCGCAACACCGGCTATGCGCTCGACCAGTTAATGGACGCAAACGTCTTCGACCCGGACTCGGAGAAGCCCTTCAACCTGTGCCAGCTCATCGCCGGCTCCGAGGGCACGCTGTTCTTCGGGGTAGAGTTCGAGATCAGCCTGAACCCGCTGCCACCCAAGCACAGCGCGCTGCTTTGCGCCCACTTTATCGACGTGGATCAGTCGCTCCACGCCGTCCTGCACGCGCTCCCGCACCAGCCCTTCGCCGTCGAGCTGCTCGACCGCCATATTTTGGAGGCCACCAAACGCAACCGCGAGCAGGCCAAGAACCGCTTTTTCGTCGAGGGCGACCCCGGCGCGATCCTCGTCATTGACATCCGCTCAGACGACGAGACCGAGGTGGACAACCACCTGACGCAGATCATCGCCGAACTCCAGCAGGCCGGGCTCGGCTACCACTACCCGGTCCTCAAGGGCCCCGACCAGGCCCGCATCTGGGAGCTGCGACGCGCCGGTCAGGGGCTGATGAGCAATGTGCCCGGTGACGCCAAGCCCCGCGAGATCGTCGAGGACACGGCGGTGGATGTACACGACCTGCCCGCCTACATCGGCGAGTTTGACGCGCTCATGCGCGACAAGTACAAGATCGAGTGCGTCTACTACGCGCACGCCGGCTCCGGCGAGCTGCACACCCGCCCGATGTTTAACCTGAAAACACCCGAAGGCCTAAAAACCTTCCGGGGCGTGGCCGAGGACATCGCCGCTCTTGTCAAAAAGTACAACGGCTCCCTCAGTGGCGAGCACGGGGACGGACGCCTGCGCGGCGAGTTCATCCCCTTTATGGTCGGCGAAGAGTGCTTCTCGATGATGCGGCGGATTAAGGAGACCTTTGACCCGCAGGGCATCTTTAACCCCGGCAAGATCATCGACACGCCGCCGATGGACACCAGCCTGCGCGTCTCCCCGGACACCCCAAACCCGCAGTACGACACGATCTTTGACTTCTCCGATACGCTCGGCGTGCTCCGCGCCGCCGAGCAGTGCAACGGCTCCGGCGACTGCCGCAAGGGCCACCTGGCCGGCGGCACCATGTGCCCCAGCTACATGGCCACGCGCGAGGAAAAGCACACCACCCGCGCCCGTGCGAACATCTTGCGCCACACCCTCACCCACCCCCGTGACGCGCTCAAGCCCTTCGACTCCGACGAGGTCAAAGAGGTCATGGACCTGTGCCTGTCCTGCAAGGGCTGTAAGTCCGAGTGTCCCTCCAACGTGGACATCGCCAAGCTCAAGGCCGAGTTCCTCCAGCACTACTACGATGAGCACGGCACCCCGCTGCGCTCTCGCATGATCGCGAACTTCACACTGTTCAACAAGCTGGTAGACGTCGCCCCCTGGGGGTGGAACCTGCTATTTGGGACCACCCCGATCCGCCGCGTACTCAACCGCATCAACGGCTTTCACCCGGACCGCACGATCCCGATGCGGCACAGCACGACCGTCACCCGCTGGCACAAAAAGCAGCCCGCGCCCGCGCCGGCCAAGCGTAAGGTGTACCTGTTCTGCGACGAGTTTACCGAGTACAACGACGTACCCGTCGGCCAGAAAGCGATCAAGCTCCTGCAACGTCTCGGCTACGAGGTAATCATCCCCAAGCATGGCGAGAGCGCCCGAACCTGGCTCTCCAAGGGGCTCATCCGCAAGGCCGCCACGATCGCCGAGGAAAACGTCAAGCTGCTCGCCCCGCTCGTGACTGGGGAAACCCCACTCATCGGCATTGAGCCCTCGGCCATCCTCGGATTTCGCGACGAGTACCCGGATCTCGTCCCTGACGAGATGAAGCCCACCGCCCGCGCCCTTTCGAAGAATTGCCTGCTTTTCTCGGAGTTTATCCAGCGTGAGATCGAGGCCGGACGCATCACCGCAGACGCCTTTACCGACGAGCCAAAGACGATCCACCTGCACGGCCACTGCTTCCAGAAATCCCTAGCCTCGGTGGAGCCGACGGTGAAAGCGTTGTCATTGCCCAGCAACTACACCGTCGAGGTCATTCCCTCCGGCTGCTGCGGCATGGCCGGGTCCTTCGGCTACGAGAAGGAGCACTACGAGGTCTCGATGAAGGTCGGTGAGCTCGTACTTTTCCCTGCCGTGCGCGCTGCCGCCGAGACGGACCTCGTGGCCGCTCCCGGCACCTCCTGCCGCCACCAGATCCACGACGGCACCGGCCGCACCGCCCAGCACCCGGCCGAGATTTTGTTCGACGCCCTCCGGCTGGAGCAGCAATAA
- a CDS encoding lipid-binding SYLF domain-containing protein yields the protein MKKILSSLSVLLLCFSASSTLRADESLADLNKLLTDARGWLTSYQIDDKKAIPPELFQQAKGIFFCKMVGGSFVIGAQGGEGFGMIRKDGEWSAPAFYSVGSGSFGAQIGGGETTILMFLMNDEGLEVLSSDDTNWGGTAKAVGGPSSASASDSWSSDTSAKQNNALGQADIFYYVTATGLEASAAFKGTQCSYDEEATDTYYGTAGMTRESVYHGDHKVSKQAAAFIELLDQQAEGE from the coding sequence ATGAAAAAAATCCTATCTTCTCTCTCTGTCCTTCTCTTATGTTTTTCGGCTTCATCCACGCTTCGTGCCGATGAAAGCCTTGCTGATCTGAACAAACTCCTCACCGATGCCCGTGGCTGGCTGACGAGTTATCAGATCGACGACAAAAAGGCGATCCCGCCCGAGCTTTTCCAACAGGCCAAAGGTATCTTTTTCTGTAAGATGGTCGGAGGCAGCTTTGTCATCGGCGCTCAGGGCGGCGAAGGCTTTGGCATGATCCGCAAAGACGGCGAATGGAGCGCACCGGCCTTTTACAGTGTGGGCTCCGGTAGCTTCGGCGCGCAGATCGGTGGCGGCGAGACCACGATCCTGATGTTCCTCATGAATGACGAAGGCCTCGAAGTCCTCAGCAGCGACGATACGAACTGGGGCGGTACTGCCAAGGCTGTCGGTGGCCCGAGCTCAGCCTCGGCCTCGGATAGCTGGTCTTCGGATACCTCTGCCAAGCAGAACAACGCTCTCGGCCAGGCTGACATCTTTTACTATGTCACGGCTACCGGGCTGGAAGCTTCCGCCGCCTTTAAGGGCACCCAGTGCAGTTACGACGAGGAGGCTACCGACACCTACTACGGCACCGCCGGCATGACCCGCGAGAGTGTCTACCATGGCGACCATAAGGTCTCTAAGCAGGCTGCGGCATTCATCGAGCTGCTGGACCAGCAGGCCGAGGGCGAATAA
- the rny gene encoding ribonuclease Y: protein MFSWEIFIALFIGAIIAVVFDWTVARIWLGSVREKAHDILEHARKEAELSARETLNDAHLNFEKERVEREAVLQERRQKILREEEELQERRREVDRARQRLSHQEAEIEKIRTDAQSEQARYENLADNYQTLLKRIADISNEEAKELLREEARTQAEGEIRQIKREMILNSEEEAREEANRILVDVMQRMTSTPSHELSATIIDIPNEEMKGRIIGREGRNIKAFERATGVTLMIDETPGSILVSSFDPVRREVARLALEHLIRDGRIHPVSIEETVERVEREMADHVIQLGEDALVKLRMGGVHPEVVRLIGKLNYRLSNNQNTLEHSIEVAFLCSLLASELGLDPDIAKRCGLFHDIGKAIDHEYEGSHAVSASRLLQRHGEEATVVNAVACSHGEVDATSVYAGLLKVADSLSATRPGVRTDSMDGYVQRVKALEDIALSFEGVAEAYAVQAGREIRIIVCPDQVDDIQARSLVRTVRQRVEDELQYPGSIKITLVREQRFTETAK, encoded by the coding sequence ATGTTCTCTTGGGAGATTTTCATCGCCCTCTTTATTGGGGCAATCATTGCTGTGGTCTTTGACTGGACGGTCGCCCGTATCTGGCTGGGTAGCGTCCGCGAGAAAGCACATGACATCCTGGAGCACGCCCGTAAGGAAGCCGAGCTGAGCGCCCGCGAGACGCTGAATGATGCCCACCTGAACTTTGAAAAGGAGCGGGTCGAGCGTGAGGCCGTCCTTCAAGAGCGTCGTCAGAAGATCCTTCGCGAGGAGGAGGAGCTGCAAGAACGCCGCCGAGAGGTGGACCGCGCCCGCCAGCGCCTGAGCCATCAGGAGGCCGAGATCGAGAAGATCCGTACCGATGCCCAGTCTGAGCAGGCCCGCTACGAGAATCTCGCCGATAATTACCAGACCCTGCTCAAACGCATCGCCGATATCTCCAACGAGGAGGCCAAAGAGCTCCTGCGTGAAGAGGCCCGGACACAGGCCGAGGGCGAGATCCGCCAGATCAAGCGTGAGATGATCCTCAATAGCGAGGAGGAAGCCCGTGAAGAGGCCAACCGCATCCTCGTCGATGTCATGCAGCGCATGACCAGTACCCCCTCGCATGAGCTTAGCGCGACCATCATCGACATCCCCAACGAGGAGATGAAGGGCCGCATCATCGGCCGTGAGGGCCGCAATATCAAAGCTTTCGAGCGGGCTACGGGGGTTACCCTGATGATCGATGAGACGCCTGGCTCCATCCTGGTATCGTCCTTTGACCCGGTGCGCCGCGAGGTCGCCCGCCTAGCCCTGGAGCATCTGATCCGCGACGGGCGCATCCACCCGGTCTCCATCGAGGAAACGGTGGAGCGGGTCGAGCGTGAGATGGCTGACCATGTCATCCAGCTGGGTGAGGATGCCCTCGTCAAGCTGCGGATGGGCGGCGTACACCCCGAGGTCGTGCGCCTGATCGGTAAGCTGAACTACCGCCTCTCCAACAACCAGAACACGCTGGAGCACTCCATCGAGGTGGCGTTCCTGTGTTCCCTGCTGGCTTCCGAGCTGGGGCTCGACCCCGACATCGCGAAGCGCTGCGGACTCTTTCACGATATCGGTAAGGCGATCGACCACGAGTACGAGGGCAGCCATGCCGTATCGGCATCGCGGCTCCTGCAGCGCCATGGCGAAGAGGCCACAGTGGTCAACGCGGTGGCGTGCTCGCACGGTGAGGTGGATGCCACCAGTGTCTATGCCGGGCTGCTCAAGGTGGCCGACTCGCTGTCAGCGACGCGCCCCGGTGTACGGACTGACTCGATGGACGGCTATGTGCAGCGTGTTAAGGCGCTGGAAGACATTGCCCTGTCCTTTGAGGGCGTGGCCGAGGCCTACGCGGTGCAGGCCGGGCGCGAAATCCGTATCATCGTCTGCCCGGATCAGGTCGATGACATTCAGGCCCGCTCACTCGTCCGCACGGTCCGCCAGCGCGTGGAAGACGAGCTCCAGTACCCCGGATCGATCAAGATCACCCTGGTGCGGGAGCAGCGTTTTACAGAGACGGCCAAGTAG
- a CDS encoding FtsW/RodA/SpoVE family cell cycle protein encodes MSSLISALKRLPLRHFVRISDEHRSDWISPVCILLLGLIGVFFIYSAQSYSGGSSWKMQILWLVVGFIAYGVISLVNYKFFLENAHLFYWLGVLLLVPLALQAIILDLHSALSSIPAFRLPFVQTRFGATRWLDFGPFSLQPAEVAKVSTLLMASSVLARSEIGTLKESIKVLLKVGFTFFIPVFLIFLEPDLGSSLVFAPMAFALLYVSNLSEKFFLTIFGLFLLATLVIGVDVYRYQQFMNDEELSFMEDKGAYEEHSFVPLKDYQRNRILAFVAPQVVDPKGNGVAWNLNQSLMAVSGGGLYGKGPGQGTQAKLGYLPPTVAPNDFIFSVLAEESGFLGSMVVIILFAILIANGIRIAGIARDRFGMLLSVGVSIIFMVHIFVNIGMTIGLMPITGLPLPFISYGGSFVLSCCVLQGFVQSVYRFRKDFS; translated from the coding sequence ATGTCTTCCCTCATTTCAGCTCTCAAACGCCTGCCACTGCGCCACTTTGTACGGATCAGTGACGAACACCGCAGCGACTGGATTTCGCCGGTGTGCATCCTGCTGCTGGGGCTGATCGGGGTCTTTTTCATCTACTCGGCGCAGAGCTACAGCGGAGGTAGCTCCTGGAAGATGCAGATTCTGTGGCTGGTGGTCGGATTTATCGCCTACGGGGTCATTTCGCTCGTCAACTACAAGTTCTTCCTCGAAAACGCTCACCTCTTTTACTGGCTCGGGGTATTACTGCTGGTGCCGCTGGCCCTGCAGGCGATTATTCTGGACCTGCACAGCGCGCTATCGAGCATCCCGGCCTTCAGGCTGCCCTTCGTGCAGACACGTTTCGGGGCGACGCGGTGGCTGGACTTCGGGCCCTTCTCACTGCAACCGGCGGAGGTGGCCAAAGTCAGCACCCTGCTGATGGCCTCCAGCGTGCTGGCCCGCTCCGAAATCGGGACCCTCAAAGAATCCATAAAGGTCTTGCTAAAAGTGGGTTTTACATTTTTTATCCCCGTGTTTCTGATTTTTCTGGAGCCGGACTTGGGCTCCTCGTTGGTCTTCGCACCCATGGCCTTCGCCCTCCTTTACGTTTCCAATCTGTCCGAGAAGTTTTTCCTGACCATCTTCGGGCTTTTTCTGCTGGCCACACTGGTAATCGGTGTGGACGTATATCGTTATCAGCAGTTTATGAACGACGAGGAGCTTTCGTTCATGGAGGACAAGGGTGCCTACGAGGAACATTCCTTCGTCCCGCTCAAAGATTACCAGCGCAACCGTATCCTGGCCTTTGTCGCCCCGCAGGTCGTTGACCCCAAGGGTAACGGCGTGGCCTGGAACCTGAACCAGTCTCTCATGGCCGTCTCTGGTGGCGGCCTGTATGGGAAAGGCCCCGGCCAAGGCACTCAAGCCAAGCTGGGCTACCTGCCCCCGACGGTTGCTCCCAATGACTTCATTTTTTCCGTCTTGGCCGAGGAATCAGGATTCCTTGGCTCGATGGTTGTTATCATCCTTTTTGCCATTCTGATCGCCAACGGTATCCGCATCGCGGGTATCGCACGCGACCGTTTTGGCATGCTGCTGTCCGTCGGCGTCAGCATTATTTTCATGGTCCACATCTTCGTAAATATCGGTATGACAATAGGCCTGATGCCGATCACAGGCCTGCCTCTACCGTTCATCAGTTATGGTGGCTCCTTTGTTTTAAGCTGTTGTGTCCTGCAAGGTTTTGTTCAAAGCGTTTACCGCTTCCGCAAGGACTTCTCATGA